One window from the genome of Actinomycetota bacterium encodes:
- a CDS encoding sulfotransferase, with protein MPRTLPNFLIVGAAKSGTSSLWHYLRAHPDVFVPSQKEIYFFDRDPVFKRGIDWYAGLFAEAGAKKAVGEATPTYITSPHAPERMASIVPEARLVAILRNPVDRAYSHYLHARYYDMERASFVEAVARERRAPEGSEWPYYLLFSRYLPQLERLAKHFPREQILVLLLDDLERDPVQMFKKLCGHLGIDESVIPPNVGEVTNAYRETRLKALTGLVFRPRVWTRIPKKMRLTIARMLTREGRVHEPMDPKTRADLADYFAADNAALAEWLGRDLSMWS; from the coding sequence CTCTGGCACTACCTGCGCGCGCACCCGGACGTCTTCGTGCCTTCGCAGAAGGAGATCTACTTCTTCGACCGCGATCCCGTGTTCAAGCGCGGCATCGACTGGTACGCCGGCCTTTTCGCCGAAGCAGGCGCCAAGAAGGCCGTCGGAGAAGCGACACCGACGTACATAACCTCCCCCCACGCGCCGGAACGGATGGCCTCGATCGTTCCGGAGGCCCGGCTCGTCGCCATCCTGCGTAATCCGGTCGATCGCGCCTACTCCCACTACCTTCACGCGCGGTATTACGATATGGAGCGAGCCTCGTTCGTCGAGGCCGTCGCGCGCGAGCGCCGCGCCCCCGAGGGATCGGAGTGGCCGTACTACCTTCTGTTCAGCCGTTACCTGCCCCAGCTCGAGCGGCTGGCCAAGCACTTCCCTCGCGAGCAGATCCTGGTCCTGCTGCTCGACGACCTAGAACGCGACCCGGTCCAGATGTTCAAGAAGCTGTGTGGCCATCTGGGGATCGACGAGTCGGTGATCCCTCCCAACGTCGGCGAGGTCACCAACGCCTACCGCGAGACGAGACTGAAAGCTCTTACCGGCTTGGTCTTCCGACCACGGGTCTGGACGCGGATCCCGAAGAAGATGCGGCTCACGATCGCTCGCATGCTCACCCGCGAGGGCCGCGTGCACGAGCCGATGGACCCGAAGACCAGAGCGGATCTCGCCGACTACTTCGCCGCCGACAACGCCGCACTCGCCGAGTGGCTCGGGCGCGATCTGTCGATGTGGAGCTGA